The Papaver somniferum cultivar HN1 chromosome 3, ASM357369v1, whole genome shotgun sequence genome includes a region encoding these proteins:
- the LOC113357989 gene encoding uncharacterized protein LOC113357989 isoform X1, with product MQKLHLTTAKLKFRLAHNEKRAFLWSTTSITALDAYFVSIIPQKFCFTEFEDIESTLQNIHLTDVVGFLKTVTNIQVLQRSGGQSSRMREITIENLRGTTMKIARWGSAANQVGNDPIDCDSIPHPVLVVVCSTFVKNYQGESPYLRPMPPESTRMQTYPKSLKCEKGAPMLDHPALSQYRLRKENYLYISILTTGKQYRSFSLPNGILLARPLMSVLICNATATHVLIENGWHYLACHRCSKKVMGDDGDLWCTKCEAKVEIHIARFMVCFEVEDHTGTTVFVALDSEV from the exons ATGCAGAAACTACACTTGACCACTGCTAAACTGAAGTTCCGTCTTGCGCACAATGAGAAGCGGGCCTTCTTATGGAGCACCACCTCCATCACTGCTTTGGATGCCTATTTCGTGTCCATTATTCCCCAGAAATTCTGTTTCACTGAGTTTGAGGACATAGAATCGACCCTTCAAAACATACATCTTACAG ATGTGGTGGGTTTCTTAAAAACAGTCACCAACATCCAGGTGCTTCAAAGGTCCGGTGGGCAATCAAGTCGAATGCGCGAGATCACAATTGAAAATCTCAG GGGCACAACTATGAAAATTGCTCGATGGGGTTCTGCCGCCAACCAAGTAGGGAATGACCCAATTGATTGCGACTCCATCCCCCATCCTGTGTTGGTTGTCGTGTGCTCCACTTTTGTTAAGAACTACCAAG GCGAATCACCCTATCTTCGACCAATGCCACCAGAGTCTACACGGATGCAGACATACCCGAAGTCGTTGAAATGCGAGAAAG GTGCCCCTATGCTAGACCACCCCGCTCTATCACAGTACCGGCTAAGAAAGGAAAATTACCTATACATTTCAATCCTGACAACAGGAAAACAATATCGCAGCTTCTCACTGCCAAATGGGATCCTTCTTGCCAG GCCGCTAATGTCTGTCCTCATATGTAACGCCACTGCCACCCATGTGTTGATTGAAAATGGTTGGCACTATCTTGCCTGCCATCGATGTAGCAAGAAGGTTATGGGTGATGATGGAGACCTTTGGTGCACTAAATGTGAAGCCAAGGTTGAAATTCACATTGCAAG GTTCATGGTCTGCTTTGAGGTAGAGGACCACACTGGCACCACAGTCTTTGTAGCTCTGGATAGTGAAGTCTAA
- the LOC113357989 gene encoding uncharacterized protein LOC113357989 isoform X2, which translates to MQKLHLTTAKLKFRLAHNEKRAFLWSTTSITALDAYFVSIIPQKFCFTEFEDIESTLQNIHLTDVVGFLKTVTNIQVLQRSGGQSSRMREITIENLRGTTMKIARWGSAANQVGNDPIDCDSIPHPVLVVYLLHFKKKSLTPKHANSRRITLSSTNATRVYTDADIPEVVEMRERCPYARPPRSITVPAKKGKLPIHFNPDNRKTISQLLTAKWDPSCQAANVCPHM; encoded by the exons ATGCAGAAACTACACTTGACCACTGCTAAACTGAAGTTCCGTCTTGCGCACAATGAGAAGCGGGCCTTCTTATGGAGCACCACCTCCATCACTGCTTTGGATGCCTATTTCGTGTCCATTATTCCCCAGAAATTCTGTTTCACTGAGTTTGAGGACATAGAATCGACCCTTCAAAACATACATCTTACAG ATGTGGTGGGTTTCTTAAAAACAGTCACCAACATCCAGGTGCTTCAAAGGTCCGGTGGGCAATCAAGTCGAATGCGCGAGATCACAATTGAAAATCTCAG GGGCACAACTATGAAAATTGCTCGATGGGGTTCTGCCGCCAACCAAGTAGGGAATGACCCAATTGATTGCGACTCCATCCCCCATCCTGTGTTG GTTGTTTACCTActtcattttaaaaaaaaatctctaactcCAAAGCATGCCAATTCAAGGCGAATCACCCTATCTTCGACCAATGCCACCAGAGTCTACACGGATGCAGACATACCCGAAGTCGTTGAAATGCGAGAAAG GTGCCCCTATGCTAGACCACCCCGCTCTATCACAGTACCGGCTAAGAAAGGAAAATTACCTATACATTTCAATCCTGACAACAGGAAAACAATATCGCAGCTTCTCACTGCCAAATGGGATCCTTCTTGCCAG GCCGCTAATGTCTGTCCTCATATGTAA